The Geoglobus acetivorans genome window below encodes:
- a CDS encoding 30S ribosomal protein S3 translates to MAVERKFVEERVRKLRVKEWIVDEVRNAGFGGIDIVRTPLGTQVTLFVERPGLVIGRGGRRIKKLTDRLKDFGLDNPQVAVDEIKKPEFNAQLMASLLARALERGWYFRKAGYRFLYRIMDAGAKGCEIEISGKLTSERARTEKFVAGTVIHTGEPAESMVDEGFDIAIKKLGVYGIRVRIIPPDVELPDEIYVRDVEVQEEEPEPVSEQKEEVSANEDAGDQRNE, encoded by the coding sequence ATGGCGGTGGAAAGAAAATTTGTTGAGGAAAGGGTAAGGAAGCTCAGGGTCAAAGAATGGATCGTCGATGAGGTCAGGAACGCAGGGTTTGGTGGGATAGATATTGTTAGAACGCCTCTTGGAACTCAGGTAACACTCTTCGTCGAGAGACCGGGTCTTGTAATTGGCAGGGGTGGAAGAAGAATAAAGAAACTCACTGACAGGCTCAAGGATTTCGGCCTCGACAATCCTCAGGTTGCAGTTGATGAGATCAAGAAGCCAGAGTTTAACGCTCAGCTCATGGCATCTCTCCTTGCAAGGGCACTTGAGAGGGGATGGTATTTTAGAAAGGCAGGATACAGGTTCCTTTACAGAATAATGGATGCCGGTGCAAAGGGATGCGAAATTGAGATAAGCGGGAAGCTCACGAGCGAGAGAGCAAGAACTGAAAAGTTTGTGGCAGGGACAGTCATTCATACCGGTGAACCGGCCGAGAGCATGGTTGACGAGGGATTCGATATTGCGATCAAAAAACTGGGTGTGTATGGCATCAGGGTCAGAATAATCCCGCCTGATGTTGAGCTACCCGACGAAATTTATGTCAGGGATGTGGAGGTACAGGAAGAAGAGCCGGAGCCCGTTTCTGAGCAGAAGGAAGAGGTGAGTGCAAATGAGGATGCAGGAGATCAGAGAAATGAGTAG
- a CDS encoding 30S ribosomal protein S5: MEWKPRTRLGRLVAEGKIKTIDEAIASGLPLKEPEIVDVLLPDLEDEVLEINLVQRMTDSGRRLKFRVTAVVGNRNGYVGIGVGKASQVAPAIQKAIRNAKINLFRVQLGCGSWECGCGGEHSVPAKVKGTAGSVEVTLIPGPKGLGLVAGDVAKKVLELAGVKDVWTFTRGQTKTTINFAKATFEALRQTVYLKR, encoded by the coding sequence ATGGAGTGGAAACCACGAACCAGACTGGGGAGACTTGTAGCAGAAGGAAAGATAAAGACGATTGATGAAGCAATAGCCAGTGGCCTTCCATTAAAAGAGCCGGAAATAGTTGATGTTCTCCTTCCTGACCTTGAAGATGAAGTTCTCGAGATCAATCTTGTTCAGAGAATGACCGACAGCGGCAGGAGGTTGAAGTTCAGGGTTACCGCTGTTGTGGGTAACAGGAACGGTTACGTTGGCATTGGTGTGGGGAAGGCGTCTCAGGTAGCTCCTGCAATTCAGAAAGCAATCAGAAATGCAAAAATAAATCTTTTCAGGGTTCAACTTGGATGCGGCTCCTGGGAGTGTGGTTGTGGAGGAGAACACAGTGTTCCTGCGAAGGTCAAAGGAACGGCAGGAAGCGTTGAGGTTACGCTCATTCCCGGACCAAAAGGACTTGGACTTGTTGCAGGAGATGTTGCAAAGAAGGTGCTTGAGCTTGCTGGAGTCAAGGATGTCTGGACCTTCACAAGGGGTCAGACCAAAACAACAATAAACTTTGCAAAAGCTACTTTTGAAGCGCTCAGGCAGACTGTATATCTCAAGAGGTGA
- a CDS encoding ribonuclease P protein subunit, with translation MLARDWIGLSVEVVESPNKFEAGLKGMVVDETMRTLKLKTENGLKTVAKEGRKFAVMVEGRRYLVDGSLISFRPEERIMRGMMLVSRMKG, from the coding sequence GTGCTGGCGAGAGACTGGATTGGACTGAGTGTTGAGGTGGTGGAGAGTCCTAACAAATTTGAAGCGGGTCTGAAGGGCATGGTGGTTGATGAGACGATGAGGACTTTGAAGCTGAAGACTGAAAATGGTCTCAAGACCGTTGCAAAGGAAGGAAGGAAGTTTGCAGTGATGGTCGAAGGACGCAGGTATCTTGTCGATGGCAGTCTGATCTCCTTCAGACCCGAAGAAAGAATAATGAGAGGTATGATGCTCGTAAGCAGAATGAAAGGGTGA
- a CDS encoding 50S ribosomal protein L23, with amino-acid sequence MILKAFLITEKTTMLLEKNVLTAIVDIRAGKKEIAKEVERRFEVEVEKVNTLITPKGEKKAYIKLKPEYSAEELLSKLGVF; translated from the coding sequence ATGATACTCAAGGCATTCCTGATTACGGAAAAGACGACTATGCTTCTTGAGAAAAACGTTCTTACTGCGATAGTAGACATCAGAGCCGGCAAAAAGGAGATTGCGAAAGAGGTAGAGAGAAGGTTTGAGGTTGAAGTAGAGAAGGTCAACACCCTTATAACGCCCAAGGGTGAGAAGAAGGCATACATAAAGTTGAAACCTGAGTATTCTGCTGAAGAGCTGCTTTCAAAACTGGGTGTATTCTGA
- the rpmC gene encoding 50S ribosomal protein L29, which yields MRMQEIREMSREEKLKKLNELENELLRLRTLVRSGGALENPGQLRAVRKDIARVKLALREEGYRV from the coding sequence ATGAGGATGCAGGAGATCAGAGAAATGAGTAGAGAGGAAAAACTAAAAAAATTGAACGAACTGGAGAACGAACTTCTGAGGCTGAGAACTCTCGTAAGGAGCGGTGGAGCACTGGAGAATCCGGGCCAGCTAAGGGCTGTAAGAAAAGACATCGCAAGGGTAAAGCTCGCTCTGAGGGAAGAAGGCTACAGGGTATAA
- the rplV gene encoding 50S ribosomal protein L22 — MARVNYAYRPKDELNAAKAMGYEMPISFKHAVEICRAIKGKKIDDAIEYLEDVVAMERAVPFKNHKKKVAHKKGLEKWYAGRYPVKASTYILKVLENLKANAEYKGLELNRLVITHAQAKKGRVIKRYMPRAYGRATPKFKILTTVEIVAEVR, encoded by the coding sequence ATGGCGAGGGTTAATTATGCTTACAGGCCAAAGGATGAGCTGAACGCAGCCAAAGCGATGGGATATGAGATGCCAATAAGCTTCAAACATGCCGTGGAGATCTGCAGGGCAATTAAAGGAAAGAAAATAGATGATGCAATCGAGTACCTTGAAGATGTCGTTGCCATGGAGAGAGCAGTTCCCTTCAAGAATCACAAGAAAAAGGTAGCTCACAAGAAAGGCCTTGAGAAATGGTATGCTGGTAGATATCCTGTCAAAGCATCCACCTACATCCTCAAGGTTCTTGAGAATCTGAAGGCAAATGCTGAATACAAGGGACTCGAGCTTAACAGGCTTGTTATAACACACGCACAGGCTAAGAAAGGCAGAGTAATCAAGAGATACATGCCGAGAGCATATGGTAGAGCTACTCCGAAGTTTAAGATTCTCACGACAGTAGAAATTGTGGCCGAGGTGCGATAA
- a CDS encoding 50S ribosomal protein L14, which translates to MKAKKAVVPRALPTGARLVCADNTGARELEIIAVKTYKGVRRRYPAAGVGDIVVVSVKKGSPDIRKQVHYAVIVRQRKEYRRPDGTRVKFEDNAAVITDPSGNPKGTEIRGPVAREAAERFSKIGSIATIIV; encoded by the coding sequence ATGAAGGCGAAGAAAGCGGTTGTTCCAAGGGCGTTACCAACAGGAGCCAGGCTGGTATGTGCTGACAATACAGGTGCAAGGGAACTTGAGATAATCGCTGTTAAGACTTACAAGGGTGTGAGGAGGAGATACCCTGCTGCTGGGGTTGGTGACATTGTTGTTGTCAGTGTTAAGAAGGGCAGTCCCGATATACGAAAGCAGGTTCACTATGCAGTTATTGTCAGACAGAGGAAGGAATATCGCAGGCCTGATGGAACAAGGGTCAAATTTGAGGATAACGCTGCTGTGATCACAGATCCAAGCGGCAATCCAAAGGGAACTGAGATAAGAGGACCTGTTGCAAGAGAAGCAGCTGAAAGATTCAGCAAAATTGGCTCTATAGCCACGATAATTGTGTGA
- a CDS encoding 50S ribosomal protein L2 — protein MGKRIISQNRGKGTPTYRAPSHRYKADVRHLKFTGDVVEAKIEDVVHDSARNGPLFLVRLPDGRKEYVLAVEGKGVGDRIQAGEKAGIDLGNVTYLKNIPEGTPICNIEHIPGDGGKFARASGTYAFVVAHEEDRVLVQLPSGTMKWFNPMCRAMIGVVAGAGRADKPFVKAGKKYHKMKSKAAKWPRVRGVAMNAVDHPFGGGKHQHVGKPKTISRNAPPGRKVGSIAARRTGVRR, from the coding sequence ATGGGTAAGCGCATAATATCCCAGAATAGGGGAAAAGGAACTCCCACTTACAGGGCTCCATCTCACAGGTACAAGGCTGATGTAAGGCATCTCAAATTCACGGGAGACGTTGTTGAAGCAAAAATAGAGGACGTTGTCCACGACTCGGCCAGAAATGGTCCTTTGTTCCTTGTAAGGCTTCCAGATGGAAGGAAGGAATACGTTCTTGCTGTGGAGGGCAAGGGCGTAGGAGACAGGATTCAGGCTGGAGAAAAAGCTGGGATCGATCTTGGCAATGTAACCTATCTCAAAAACATCCCTGAGGGAACACCGATATGCAATATCGAGCACATTCCGGGTGATGGTGGCAAATTTGCGAGGGCAAGTGGAACCTATGCCTTCGTTGTGGCTCACGAGGAAGACAGAGTGCTGGTTCAGCTTCCGTCAGGCACCATGAAATGGTTCAACCCGATGTGCAGGGCGATGATCGGTGTGGTGGCTGGAGCTGGAAGGGCTGACAAACCGTTTGTAAAGGCAGGCAAGAAGTATCACAAGATGAAGAGCAAGGCAGCAAAATGGCCTCGTGTGAGGGGTGTGGCAATGAACGCTGTGGACCATCCATTTGGTGGCGGTAAGCATCAGCATGTTGGTAAGCCCAAGACAATCAGCAGAAATGCTCCTCCAGGAAGGAAGGTAGGTAGTATTGCTGCAAGAAGAACGGGTGTGAGGCGATAA
- a CDS encoding 50S ribosomal protein L32e, with protein sequence MNPNLPKEKVRLLKLRRRMKSRKPEFRHFEAHKKLKLKDLGWRRPRGRHNKWRERYGGKWSGRVLPNPGFSSPAGVRGLHPSGYEEVLIHNPKELESVNPEFQAVRIASRVGLKKRLLIEEKAKELGIKVLNPVKGD encoded by the coding sequence ATGAATCCAAATCTGCCAAAGGAAAAAGTTAGGCTTCTAAAGCTCAGAAGAAGGATGAAATCGAGAAAGCCTGAATTCAGACACTTTGAAGCTCATAAAAAGCTCAAGCTCAAAGACCTTGGATGGAGAAGGCCGAGGGGCAGACACAATAAGTGGAGAGAAAGATATGGTGGAAAGTGGAGTGGCAGAGTACTCCCGAACCCGGGATTTTCATCGCCTGCAGGAGTACGGGGCTTGCACCCATCGGGATACGAAGAGGTGTTGATCCACAATCCAAAGGAGCTTGAGAGTGTGAACCCTGAGTTTCAGGCAGTAAGGATTGCATCAAGGGTTGGGCTTAAAAAGAGGCTGTTGATTGAGGAAAAGGCCAAGGAATTGGGAATAAAGGTGCTCAATCCGGTTAAGGGTGATTGA
- a CDS encoding 50S ribosomal protein L19e: protein MNLKFQRKLAAEILDCGVHRVWMDPDALDEIAGAATKEDVRELIERGLIRRKPVNGISRARINKRKAQRKKGRRRGHGRRKGRATARMPRKRAWIIRIRALRKRLRQLKEEGALDAKTYRMLYRKAKGGEFRSIAHLNQYLETHGLLR from the coding sequence ATGAATCTGAAATTCCAGAGGAAGTTGGCAGCTGAGATACTTGATTGTGGCGTTCACAGGGTCTGGATGGACCCCGATGCTCTTGACGAGATTGCGGGCGCAGCAACAAAAGAGGACGTAAGAGAATTAATTGAGAGAGGGCTGATAAGGAGAAAGCCTGTAAATGGCATAAGCAGAGCGAGAATAAACAAGAGAAAAGCCCAGAGAAAGAAGGGGAGACGGAGAGGTCATGGAAGGAGGAAGGGAAGAGCTACTGCAAGAATGCCCAGGAAGAGGGCATGGATCATCAGGATCAGAGCCCTGAGAAAAAGACTCAGGCAGCTTAAGGAGGAGGGAGCTCTTGATGCTAAGACTTACCGGATGCTTTACAGGAAGGCAAAGGGTGGCGAGTTCAGGAGCATAGCTCACCTTAATCAGTATCTTGAAACACATGGTTTGCTGAGGTGA
- the rplX gene encoding 50S ribosomal protein L24, which translates to MSKQPRKQRKKVYEAKLHQRHRFLHATLSKELRKKYGKRTIRIRKGDKVKVMRGNFAGHTGKVLEVDMKRLRILIEGVVVKKANGEEVSLPTHPSNVMIVELGEGDEVREKILKR; encoded by the coding sequence ATGTCAAAACAACCCAGAAAGCAGAGAAAGAAGGTATATGAGGCAAAACTCCATCAGAGGCACAGGTTCCTTCATGCGACTCTCTCCAAGGAATTGAGGAAAAAATATGGCAAGAGAACAATCAGGATAAGAAAAGGGGACAAGGTTAAGGTGATGAGAGGCAACTTTGCTGGGCATACTGGCAAGGTTCTCGAAGTTGACATGAAAAGACTCAGGATCCTCATCGAGGGTGTTGTGGTTAAGAAAGCGAACGGTGAGGAAGTTTCCCTGCCCACCCATCCATCCAACGTTATGATTGTCGAGCTTGGAGAGGGAGATGAGGTTAGAGAAAAAATCCTTAAGAGGTGA
- a CDS encoding 50S ribosomal protein L18, whose amino-acid sequence MAKGPAYKVPYRRRREGKTNYRKRLKLLLSRKPRLVVRITNRRVIAQIVDYHPDGDRTLVYADSKELEKYGWKGDLNNTPAAYLTGLLIGKKALGAGIEEAILDIGLKTPSKGARIFAVLKGAVEAGLEVPHSDGILPDDSRTRGEHIAQYYEQNPEKFSEYEKRGLKPTELPGHVDDVKSKIMG is encoded by the coding sequence ATGGCAAAAGGTCCAGCATATAAGGTTCCGTACAGGAGAAGGAGAGAGGGCAAAACAAATTATAGGAAGAGGTTGAAACTCCTCCTTTCAAGAAAACCAAGACTAGTTGTCAGAATTACGAATAGGAGGGTCATCGCTCAGATTGTGGATTACCATCCAGATGGTGACAGGACTCTCGTTTATGCGGATTCAAAGGAGCTTGAAAAATATGGATGGAAAGGGGATCTGAATAACACACCCGCTGCGTATCTCACTGGCTTGCTCATTGGTAAGAAGGCGCTTGGTGCAGGAATAGAAGAGGCTATCCTCGATATTGGCCTGAAGACTCCGTCAAAAGGTGCAAGAATCTTCGCTGTGCTCAAGGGTGCGGTTGAAGCAGGCCTCGAGGTTCCGCACAGTGACGGAATACTGCCTGATGATTCTAGGACCAGAGGTGAACACATCGCGCAGTATTACGAACAGAACCCAGAAAAATTCTCGGAATACGAAAAGAGAGGGTTGAAACCTACAGAACTTCCCGGCCATGTTGATGATGTAAAATCAAAGATTATGGGGTGA
- a CDS encoding 50S ribosomal protein L5 — protein MNPMREVIIDKVVINIGVGESGERQKRALQLLEELTGKQPTSTYSKKTIRNFGIRKGEAIGAKVTLRGDDALEFLKRALTVKEFRLSRRQISDGNFSFGIQEHIDLPGVDYDPDMGIYGMDVVVSLKRRGYRVARRKIAKSKIGKPHRVTKEDTIEFLKSLGVEVE, from the coding sequence ATGAATCCGATGAGAGAAGTGATAATTGACAAGGTCGTTATAAATATCGGAGTCGGGGAGAGTGGGGAAAGACAGAAGAGGGCTCTTCAACTCCTTGAGGAACTCACCGGAAAGCAGCCAACCTCAACATATTCAAAGAAGACGATCAGAAACTTTGGAATTCGAAAAGGTGAAGCAATTGGTGCTAAAGTAACTCTCAGAGGTGATGATGCTCTTGAATTCTTGAAGAGAGCCCTAACTGTCAAGGAATTCCGGCTGAGCAGAAGGCAGATTAGCGATGGAAACTTTTCATTCGGCATTCAGGAGCATATTGACCTTCCGGGTGTTGATTACGATCCGGATATGGGCATATATGGAATGGATGTTGTGGTGTCTCTCAAGAGGAGGGGCTACAGGGTTGCGAGAAGAAAAATTGCGAAGAGCAAGATTGGTAAACCTCATAGGGTAACTAAGGAAGATACGATAGAGTTTCTCAAATCACTCGGTGTGGAGGTTGAATGA
- a CDS encoding 30S ribosomal protein S4e, with protein MHQKRLSAPKTYKVPRKVKKWLVRPSPGPHDRNALPLLVVVRDFLELADTAREARRVIASGEILVDGIPRRDYKFPVGFFDIVSVPKMDVNYRIVFDEKGRYVPIEVEDHDKKLYRINNKTTLKGGVVQLNLFDGTNIIGSNEFKTKDSVLVKIPEKEILQHLRFEEGALVVVTGGTHAGELARLKSYKVVRGSAPNLVTIEIGGNEYTTVEQYIFVVGSKDDEKPVIDLGV; from the coding sequence ATGCATCAGAAAAGATTAAGCGCACCGAAGACATATAAAGTTCCAAGAAAGGTTAAGAAATGGTTGGTGAGACCTTCACCGGGCCCTCATGATAGGAATGCTCTTCCACTTTTAGTGGTTGTTAGAGATTTCCTCGAACTTGCTGATACTGCAAGAGAGGCGAGGAGAGTGATTGCCAGTGGCGAGATTCTGGTTGACGGCATTCCCCGGAGAGACTACAAATTCCCGGTAGGCTTTTTCGATATAGTTTCGGTTCCAAAAATGGATGTCAATTACAGGATCGTCTTCGACGAAAAGGGCAGATATGTTCCAATAGAAGTGGAGGACCACGATAAGAAGCTTTACAGAATCAACAATAAAACCACGCTTAAAGGAGGAGTGGTTCAGCTCAACCTGTTCGATGGGACGAACATAATTGGCTCAAATGAATTCAAAACAAAGGATAGTGTTCTGGTAAAGATTCCTGAGAAGGAGATCTTGCAGCATCTCAGGTTCGAAGAGGGCGCTCTTGTAGTTGTTACAGGAGGCACACATGCAGGTGAACTTGCAAGGCTCAAATCGTACAAGGTGGTCAGAGGTTCGGCACCAAATCTCGTGACAATCGAGATCGGGGGCAACGAGTACACAACAGTTGAACAATACATTTTCGTTGTTGGCTCAAAGGATGATGAAAAGCCAGTGATCGATCTGGGGGTGTAG
- the rpl4p gene encoding 50S ribosomal protein L4 has protein sequence MKAKVFDLNGEVVEEIELPSAFNEEFRPDLIRKAVHAIQSHRRQPYGPNPLSGTNYAAENWGPGHGYARVPRWKNGSRAVKVPQAVGGRRAHPPKVQKKWDEKINRKEMRKALKSALSATLDPEIVSARNHVFEGDLPKIVVDDFETLEKTKDVANALKALGVFGDVERARATKRVRAGKGKMRGRRYKMKKSVLIVTGNSSKVLKAARNLPGVDAVEVRNLNVELLAPGGHAGRLVVYTKSAVNYLGEWL, from the coding sequence ATGAAGGCCAAGGTTTTTGATCTTAATGGAGAAGTGGTTGAGGAAATCGAATTGCCGTCAGCATTCAATGAGGAATTCAGACCTGATTTAATCAGAAAGGCAGTTCATGCAATTCAGAGTCATAGAAGGCAGCCTTATGGTCCAAATCCGCTTTCAGGTACAAACTATGCTGCTGAAAACTGGGGTCCAGGCCATGGATATGCAAGGGTGCCGAGATGGAAAAATGGTAGCAGGGCTGTGAAGGTCCCGCAGGCCGTTGGTGGTAGAAGGGCACATCCACCGAAAGTGCAGAAGAAATGGGATGAAAAGATTAACAGGAAAGAAATGAGGAAAGCCCTGAAGTCTGCACTATCCGCGACACTTGATCCTGAAATTGTCAGTGCGAGAAATCACGTTTTTGAAGGCGACCTGCCAAAAATTGTTGTTGATGATTTTGAGACTCTTGAGAAGACCAAGGATGTTGCGAACGCTCTCAAGGCTCTTGGAGTATTCGGAGATGTGGAAAGGGCAAGAGCGACAAAAAGGGTCAGAGCTGGAAAAGGCAAGATGAGGGGCAGGAGATACAAGATGAAGAAGAGCGTTCTCATTGTGACCGGAAACAGCTCCAAGGTTCTGAAAGCAGCGAGAAACCTTCCGGGAGTGGATGCTGTTGAGGTCAGAAACCTCAACGTTGAACTCCTGGCTCCAGGTGGACATGCCGGGAGGCTGGTTGTTTATACGAAATCTGCTGTAAACTATCTGGGGGAGTGGTTATGA
- the rpsS gene encoding 30S ribosomal protein S19 yields MALKSKVVRPKEFRYRGYTLEELQKMSLEQIAELLPARERRKIKRGFTEQEEKFLRRLRKKGTARTHCRDMIVLPEMVGKVIFVYNGKEFVRVEVKPEMIGHRLGEFAHTRRFEKHSGPGVGATRSSKFVPLK; encoded by the coding sequence ATGGCGCTGAAGAGTAAGGTAGTCAGGCCAAAAGAATTCAGGTATCGCGGTTACACGCTTGAAGAGTTGCAGAAGATGTCACTTGAGCAGATTGCTGAGCTATTGCCAGCAAGAGAAAGGAGAAAAATAAAGAGAGGCTTCACGGAGCAGGAAGAAAAGTTCCTTAGAAGGCTCAGGAAGAAAGGAACGGCAAGGACACACTGCAGGGACATGATTGTGTTACCTGAAATGGTCGGAAAGGTCATTTTCGTCTACAACGGCAAGGAGTTCGTCAGAGTAGAGGTGAAACCAGAAATGATCGGACACAGACTCGGTGAGTTTGCGCACACAAGGAGATTCGAGAAGCATTCTGGACCTGGTGTTGGTGCTACCAGAAGCAGTAAATTTGTGCCACTGAAGTGA
- a CDS encoding 30S ribosomal protein S14, producing MAKERTKRFGRNANPCRRCGRKRGVVRKYGLYLCRQCFREVAKELGFKKYW from the coding sequence ATGGCGAAGGAAAGAACCAAGAGGTTTGGTAGGAACGCTAATCCCTGCAGAAGATGTGGGAGAAAACGAGGCGTAGTGCGGAAATACGGTCTTTACCTCTGCAGGCAGTGCTTCAGAGAGGTTGCTAAGGAGCTTGGTTTTAAGAAATACTGGTGA
- a CDS encoding 50S ribosomal protein L3: MKEHRPRRGSLGFSPRKRASSIIPRIRAWPVTNDVKPLGFAGYKAGMTHVVMVDDRKNSPTYGEEIVVPVTVIEAPPMKVMGVRVYRETQYGLQIAGEVWATNLDEHLARRLNLPKNGKSADELKNIEDIAEVRLITYTQPYKVTGVPKKVPDVMEQKVGGDVNSALDYAVSKLGSEIRVSEVFGEGAFVDVLSITKGKGFQGPVKRWGVITLNAKHARSSKHRRVGTLGPWNPHHVRWTVPQAGQMGFHQRTEYNKRVLKIGENGDEVTPAGGFPHYGVVRNDYVLVSGSVPGPVKRLVRMREAIRPPRDVYEGINLVYVSKSSKQGR; the protein is encoded by the coding sequence ATGAAGGAACACAGGCCAAGAAGAGGTTCGCTGGGATTTTCTCCCAGAAAGAGAGCGTCCAGTATCATTCCAAGGATAAGGGCTTGGCCCGTAACCAATGATGTCAAACCGCTTGGTTTTGCCGGATATAAGGCTGGAATGACTCATGTTGTGATGGTGGATGATAGAAAGAATTCCCCAACCTATGGAGAGGAAATAGTGGTGCCCGTAACTGTAATAGAGGCTCCACCCATGAAAGTGATGGGTGTGAGGGTGTACAGAGAGACGCAGTACGGCCTGCAGATAGCTGGTGAGGTATGGGCGACCAATCTCGATGAGCACCTTGCAAGAAGACTCAACCTTCCAAAGAATGGTAAGAGTGCAGATGAGCTGAAGAACATCGAAGACATTGCAGAAGTCAGGCTCATAACCTACACCCAACCGTACAAGGTCACGGGAGTGCCCAAGAAAGTTCCAGATGTGATGGAGCAGAAGGTTGGGGGAGATGTAAACTCTGCTCTCGATTATGCAGTTTCAAAACTTGGGAGTGAGATTAGGGTTTCTGAGGTGTTTGGAGAGGGAGCATTCGTTGATGTTCTCAGCATAACCAAAGGCAAGGGCTTTCAGGGTCCGGTTAAGAGATGGGGCGTCATAACTCTCAATGCAAAGCATGCAAGAAGCAGCAAGCACAGGAGAGTCGGAACCCTTGGTCCATGGAACCCGCATCATGTCAGGTGGACGGTTCCGCAGGCTGGGCAGATGGGCTTCCATCAGAGAACCGAATACAACAAGAGAGTGCTAAAGATTGGCGAAAATGGAGACGAAGTAACTCCTGCTGGAGGATTCCCCCACTATGGTGTGGTTAGGAATGACTATGTGCTTGTTTCGGGCAGTGTACCGGGACCGGTTAAGAGACTCGTCAGGATGAGAGAGGCAATAAGACCTCCACGCGATGTGTATGAGGGTATAAACCTGGTTTACGTAAGCAAGTCATCCAAACAGGGTAGGTGA
- a CDS encoding 50S ribosomal protein L6 — protein sequence MEERFVEVPENVTLEIQGDGVNGYTIKVSGPKGNNERFLKYRGIFIEKLDGKVRVYTEDRKSKVKAMVGTFAAHINNLIRGVTEGFEYRLRILYSHFPMKVRVEGKEVIIENFLGEKHPRKARIFGRAEVKVQGNEIIVTGVDKEECGQTAANIEQATKKKNLDIRVFQDGIYIVEKP from the coding sequence ATGGAAGAAAGGTTTGTAGAGGTACCAGAAAATGTCACCCTCGAAATTCAGGGAGATGGAGTTAATGGATATACTATCAAGGTTAGCGGACCTAAGGGGAACAATGAGCGATTTCTGAAGTACAGAGGCATTTTCATTGAAAAACTTGACGGAAAGGTCAGGGTGTACACTGAGGACAGGAAATCGAAGGTTAAGGCCATGGTGGGTACTTTTGCCGCTCACATCAATAATCTGATCAGGGGTGTTACTGAAGGATTCGAATATAGACTCAGAATACTCTATTCCCACTTCCCCATGAAGGTAAGGGTTGAGGGCAAAGAAGTAATTATCGAGAACTTCCTTGGAGAAAAACATCCAAGAAAGGCAAGAATATTTGGCAGAGCTGAGGTAAAAGTACAGGGTAATGAAATTATCGTAACCGGCGTGGACAAGGAGGAATGTGGTCAGACAGCAGCAAATATTGAGCAGGCTACAAAGAAAAAGAATCTGGATATTAGAGTGTTCCAGGATGGAATTTACATTGTTGAAAAGCCGTGA
- a CDS encoding 30S ribosomal protein S17, whose product MRDIGINVNPPEKECNDKNCPFHGSLSVRGQIFRGRVVKTYEKSAVIERELIRYVPKYERYLKKRSKMHAHNPPCIDAKPGDIVTIAECRPISKTKSFVIVERVVEE is encoded by the coding sequence ATGAGAGATATTGGAATTAATGTTAATCCTCCTGAAAAGGAATGTAACGACAAAAACTGTCCGTTTCACGGAAGTCTTTCTGTGAGGGGTCAGATATTCAGAGGCCGGGTTGTAAAGACATACGAAAAATCTGCCGTGATTGAAAGGGAGCTGATCAGGTACGTGCCAAAATATGAGAGATACCTGAAAAAGAGGAGCAAGATGCATGCACACAATCCTCCGTGCATAGATGCCAAGCCAGGAGACATTGTAACGATTGCTGAATGCAGACCGATAAGCAAGACAAAAAGCTTTGTGATAGTTGAGAGGGTGGTGGAGGAATGA
- a CDS encoding 30S ribosomal protein S8 — translation MQLDAVSNAMSAIKNAEVIGKSKVEIRPASKLVGKILAVMKDYGYIKGFEVKDDPKGGAIVVELSGRINDCGAVRPRFSVKRTEYEKFEKRYLPARDFGILIVSTTEGVMSQKDAIERGLGGVLLAYVY, via the coding sequence ATGCAGCTTGATGCAGTATCAAACGCAATGTCAGCAATAAAAAATGCAGAGGTCATCGGAAAATCGAAGGTGGAAATAAGGCCAGCTTCAAAGCTTGTCGGTAAGATTCTCGCGGTCATGAAGGATTATGGCTACATTAAGGGCTTTGAAGTCAAGGATGATCCCAAAGGTGGTGCGATTGTTGTTGAACTCAGCGGGAGAATCAATGATTGTGGTGCAGTGCGGCCGAGGTTTTCAGTGAAGAGAACAGAATACGAAAAGTTTGAAAAGAGATATCTGCCTGCGAGAGATTTTGGAATCCTCATCGTCTCGACAACTGAAGGTGTGATGTCCCAGAAAGATGCCATAGAAAGAGGACTGGGCGGGGTTTTGCTTGCTTACGTCTACTGA